From Candidatus Eremiobacterota bacterium, one genomic window encodes:
- a CDS encoding DegT/DnrJ/EryC1/StrS family aminotransferase, translating into MEKIPLSEVTLDDGLRKRVMEVLDSGRYILDRNCREFEERFSAFVGRKHGVLANSATSAMHLTLMAMGIGSGHEVIVPSHTAFPTVEPIYHCGARPVFVDIRNDYLIDSSLIEEKITQKTAALLPVHLYGSMASMDEIMKIAGARGLPVLEDSCQAHGAEHHGRKAGAFGHAAFFSFYPSKNMTFLGDGGIMVTDDGDLAQMVRMLRDHGRREKYLHEVIGYNMRANEIQAAIGLEQLARLDEFNERRRAIACLYNSLLGDLPLGLPRPAAGTKPVYHMYVIRTARRDALAQFLKEHRIETGIHYPVPCHLQPAVLKERGAEVLPETERACREILSLPLYPGLSDEKVRRVAQKIEEFFEKHLPEGARRA; encoded by the coding sequence ATGGAGAAGATACCTCTCTCGGAAGTGACCCTTGATGACGGCCTGCGCAAGCGCGTGATGGAGGTGCTGGATTCGGGCCGCTACATTCTGGACAGGAACTGCCGGGAGTTCGAGGAGCGGTTCAGCGCCTTTGTCGGCAGGAAGCACGGCGTCCTTGCGAACTCCGCCACGTCGGCGATGCACCTCACCCTGATGGCCATGGGCATAGGAAGCGGCCATGAGGTCATCGTCCCATCCCATACGGCATTTCCCACGGTGGAGCCGATTTATCACTGCGGGGCGCGGCCTGTCTTTGTGGATATAAGGAATGATTATCTTATCGACAGCTCCCTCATCGAGGAGAAGATCACTCAGAAGACGGCGGCCCTGCTCCCCGTCCACCTTTACGGCTCGATGGCCTCCATGGACGAGATCATGAAAATTGCCGGAGCCCGCGGCCTGCCGGTGCTGGAGGACTCATGCCAGGCCCATGGCGCCGAGCACCATGGCAGAAAGGCGGGAGCTTTCGGTCATGCAGCCTTTTTCAGCTTCTACCCCTCGAAGAATATGACTTTCCTCGGCGACGGCGGCATCATGGTCACCGATGACGGAGACCTGGCGCAGATGGTGCGCATGCTGAGGGATCATGGCAGGCGCGAGAAATATCTCCACGAGGTGATAGGCTACAATATGAGGGCCAATGAGATCCAGGCGGCCATAGGCCTCGAGCAGCTTGCCCGCCTTGATGAGTTCAACGAGCGAAGGCGCGCCATCGCGTGCCTTTACAACAGCCTGCTCGGGGACCTGCCCCTCGGGCTTCCCCGCCCTGCGGCAGGCACGAAGCCTGTCTATCACATGTATGTCATAAGGACTGCAAGGCGCGATGCCCTCGCTCAGTTTCTCAAAGAGCACCGCATTGAGACAGGGATCCATTACCCCGTGCCATGCCACCTGCAGCCGGCAGTATTGAAAGAGAGAGGCGCCGAGGTGCTGCCTGAGACCGAGAGGGCCTGCAGGGAGATCCTGTCGCTTCCCCTCTACCCGGGGCTTTCCGATGAGAAGGTCCGCCGCGTGGCACAGAAAATAGAGGAGTTTTTCGAAAAGCACCTGCCGGAGGGAGCCAGACGGGCTTGA
- a CDS encoding Gfo/Idh/MocA family oxidoreductase produces the protein MMRKLNFAFVGCGRIASKIHAPLVSSGLEEARLAAVCDIKADRAERMGEQYKVPWYTDCYAMMAAHPEVDVVSVLTESGNHGRNVVDLARYGKHIVVEKPIALRLADADKMIAACRAGGCRLFVVQQNRYNIPVQKLREAVRKKRFGTIFLLTVRVRWCRRQDYYDMDPWRGTWSLDGGVFSQQASHHLDAIEWIGGPVRSVFARAINAFARIEAEDTGTVSLTFKNGALGMIEATTAARPADMEGSLSVLGSRGTAEVGGFALNEMKTWRFEDQEPGDDEVLTACRTNPPTVYGFGHTRYLREVIDAIVHGKKALVEGPEGRKSLRLIHAVYRSIETGREVLLERKPVSARLGR, from the coding sequence ATGATGAGAAAGCTGAATTTTGCCTTTGTAGGATGCGGGCGAATTGCCTCAAAGATCCATGCCCCCCTTGTCTCTTCCGGCCTCGAAGAGGCAAGGCTGGCGGCGGTGTGCGATATCAAGGCCGACAGGGCCGAGAGGATGGGGGAGCAGTACAAGGTCCCCTGGTACACAGACTGCTATGCCATGATGGCGGCCCATCCCGAGGTGGACGTGGTGAGCGTCCTCACGGAAAGCGGGAACCATGGCCGCAACGTGGTGGACCTGGCCCGCTACGGGAAGCATATCGTGGTGGAAAAGCCCATAGCCCTGAGGCTTGCCGATGCCGACAAGATGATCGCGGCCTGCAGGGCAGGCGGCTGCCGCCTCTTCGTGGTGCAGCAGAACCGCTATAATATCCCCGTGCAGAAGCTCAGGGAGGCAGTGAGGAAAAAGAGGTTCGGGACGATATTTCTCCTCACGGTCCGCGTCAGGTGGTGCCGGCGCCAGGACTATTACGACATGGACCCCTGGCGGGGCACCTGGAGCCTTGACGGCGGCGTCTTCTCGCAGCAGGCAAGCCATCACCTCGATGCAATTGAATGGATCGGCGGGCCGGTCAGGAGCGTCTTCGCAAGGGCCATCAATGCCTTCGCCAGGATTGAAGCCGAGGACACCGGCACCGTGTCGCTCACCTTTAAAAACGGCGCGCTGGGGATGATAGAGGCCACGACGGCGGCAAGGCCCGCCGACATGGAGGGCTCTCTCAGCGTGCTGGGGAGCAGGGGCACCGCCGAGGTGGGCGGCTTTGCCCTCAACGAGATGAAGACCTGGCGGTTCGAGGACCAGGAGCCTGGCGACGACGAAGTCCTCACGGCCTGCAGGACCAACCCGCCCACGGTGTACGGCTTCGGCCATACCCGGTACCTCAGGGAGGTCATCGATGCCATAGTTCACGGCAAAAAGGCCCTGGTCGAGGGCCCCGAGGGGCGAAAGTCCCTGAGGCTCATCCACGCCGTCTACAGGTCCATCGAGACGGGCAGGGAAGTGCTGCTGGAGAGGAAGCCCGTGAGCGCAAGGCTGGGCCGGTAA
- a CDS encoding HNH endonuclease signature motif containing protein has protein sequence MDTFDLCHVHSCLLPDEEELLHLADSFSSQDYEDLLLLPEPYELPGGTLYKPEHMVKITREGLIPEAERLTEDISFGSIDRDERASRIDFTLCEAARGRLALDLVLGGLLVTLKTKGVDQVGYRSMGTFATEHLSFSGRTASELMHNFELLRALPLTREAYLEGRIAKSALRHLSRVATPENEAEWLAIASGRSLCGLEREVRRALTEGMADGAPGFEEILCDAGGPVPGRGGKNPAAQGAPAPGAMDSAADGACDDAHSDGDEGTMMYFSVPPSLALTWDFALSFFRDKEHYDGPMAGFVEALLANYLASRKAAPQLPALDAEGNRPIFSRVPLLKRRRGNRRVSDPDEVVGQAFGGLSFGSPWEQLWSIHFPSWLEEAGPGGEDAGVSTRAIAGRLIRAASIRQRLDVAAGMLLRAMDARQLQRLLGYEFIEDYAGERCGFSMAQTRQLIKLAEGFHRHSLTEDAFRKGVITREQARLILPLVDSRNESQWIAYAASVPTADLREEAGRVARILEYDCLVPHNYTLLPGFRYLTDERFHDLPEEVQILIRSGSWYTGLSLNPSWPLESDDEELIASRDRRFDAPWKHFSDVDEMRASEAAMKIEKDSRLCASLENQSGSDPLYVGACNGEEQASHGQGCQNPMCSCHQSLEKALEACTIPHGESPGEVFLRDVISSRDSSRAVKGAMSIKFFLPRELYEVWNLAAHAFLARLAQAEWPDSLGLPEEKFLAALLADYLVTEGSLKKAARHHKILKRDRFRCQTPGCRCRRNLHVHHIIRRSQGGTDDPWNLITLCEACHLHLLHGLRTLTVRGRAPFDLTFTFGSLSDGGPFLVYERGVKQRGPCFIPPGDRQAECAI, from the coding sequence ATGGATACATTTGACCTCTGCCATGTTCACTCATGCCTTTTACCTGATGAAGAGGAGCTTCTTCACCTCGCTGATTCTTTCTCTTCGCAGGACTACGAGGATCTTCTTCTGCTTCCCGAGCCCTATGAGCTTCCCGGGGGGACCCTTTATAAACCGGAGCATATGGTGAAAATCACCAGGGAGGGGCTCATTCCCGAAGCGGAAAGGCTCACCGAAGATATCTCCTTCGGCTCCATCGACAGGGATGAGCGGGCTTCCAGGATAGATTTCACTCTCTGTGAGGCAGCCCGCGGCCGACTGGCACTTGATCTCGTGCTGGGCGGCCTTCTTGTTACTCTGAAAACGAAAGGGGTTGATCAGGTAGGATATCGCTCCATGGGGACTTTCGCCACGGAGCATCTCTCTTTCTCGGGGCGCACCGCGTCGGAGCTGATGCACAACTTCGAGCTTCTCAGGGCGCTCCCCCTCACGCGGGAGGCCTATCTTGAGGGCAGGATCGCAAAGAGCGCCCTCAGACATCTGTCGAGGGTCGCCACCCCTGAGAACGAGGCTGAATGGCTTGCCATTGCCAGTGGGCGCTCTCTGTGCGGCCTTGAGCGGGAAGTGAGAAGGGCCCTTACCGAAGGGATGGCCGATGGGGCTCCCGGTTTTGAAGAAATCCTGTGCGATGCGGGAGGGCCTGTCCCCGGACGCGGCGGGAAAAATCCGGCGGCTCAGGGTGCTCCCGCTCCGGGAGCGATGGATTCCGCGGCAGACGGGGCATGCGATGATGCACACAGTGACGGGGATGAAGGCACGATGATGTATTTCAGCGTGCCGCCCTCACTTGCCCTCACCTGGGACTTTGCCCTCTCCTTCTTTCGGGACAAAGAGCACTATGACGGGCCCATGGCGGGGTTTGTCGAGGCGCTGCTCGCTAATTACCTGGCTTCCAGGAAGGCCGCTCCGCAGCTTCCTGCCCTTGATGCCGAGGGAAATCGCCCCATATTCTCCCGGGTACCTCTGTTGAAGAGGCGGAGGGGAAACCGGCGTGTGAGCGATCCCGATGAGGTTGTCGGGCAGGCCTTCGGAGGCCTTTCCTTCGGCTCTCCCTGGGAGCAGCTTTGGAGCATCCATTTCCCGTCGTGGCTGGAAGAGGCCGGGCCTGGCGGAGAAGACGCCGGGGTCTCCACCAGGGCGATTGCGGGTCGCCTCATCAGGGCCGCCTCTATCCGTCAGAGGCTCGACGTGGCCGCGGGAATGCTTCTCCGGGCTATGGATGCGCGGCAGCTCCAACGCCTCCTCGGCTATGAGTTCATCGAGGACTACGCAGGGGAGCGCTGCGGCTTCTCTATGGCACAGACCCGCCAGCTCATAAAGCTTGCCGAAGGCTTCCACCGCCACTCCCTCACCGAGGACGCCTTCAGGAAAGGCGTTATCACCAGGGAGCAGGCGCGCCTCATTCTGCCTCTTGTTGACTCCAGGAATGAATCGCAGTGGATTGCCTATGCCGCGAGTGTGCCCACGGCGGACCTCAGGGAAGAGGCGGGGCGTGTCGCCCGGATCCTTGAATATGACTGCCTGGTCCCTCACAATTACACGCTTCTTCCCGGCTTCCGCTATCTCACCGACGAGAGGTTCCACGACCTGCCGGAGGAGGTGCAGATCCTCATAAGGAGCGGGTCCTGGTACACGGGCCTTTCCCTCAATCCTTCGTGGCCTCTTGAGTCAGATGACGAGGAGCTCATCGCTTCCCGCGACAGGCGCTTTGATGCGCCCTGGAAGCATTTCAGCGATGTCGATGAGATGAGGGCCTCCGAGGCAGCCATGAAAATTGAAAAAGATTCGCGCCTGTGTGCGAGCCTCGAAAACCAGTCGGGGAGCGATCCTCTTTATGTAGGGGCATGCAATGGGGAGGAGCAGGCATCCCATGGGCAAGGATGCCAGAATCCCATGTGCTCCTGTCATCAGTCACTGGAAAAAGCCCTGGAGGCCTGCACCATCCCTCACGGCGAGAGCCCCGGGGAGGTCTTTCTCAGGGACGTCATCTCTTCACGAGACTCCTCCCGTGCAGTGAAGGGCGCCATGTCGATCAAGTTCTTCCTACCCCGGGAGCTCTATGAGGTCTGGAACCTCGCTGCCCACGCCTTTCTCGCCAGGCTCGCCCAGGCGGAATGGCCCGACAGCCTCGGGCTCCCCGAAGAAAAATTCCTTGCAGCCCTCCTGGCAGACTACCTTGTCACTGAGGGAAGCTTGAAAAAAGCGGCCCGTCACCATAAGATCCTGAAGCGGGACCGGTTCCGCTGCCAGACCCCGGGCTGCCGCTGCAGGCGGAATTTGCACGTGCACCACATCATCAGGCGCTCCCAGGGGGGCACAGATGACCCCTGGAACCTCATCACCCTCTGCGAGGCCTGCCACCTCCACCTCCTCCATGGTCTCAGGACCCTCACCGTCAGGGGCAGGGCGCCCTTTGACCTCACCTTCACCTTCGGCTCCCTCTCAGACGGCGGGCCCTTCCTTGTCTATGAAAGGGGAGTAAAACAGCGGGGCCCCTGCTTTATTCCCCCCGGTGACCGGCAGGCAGAATGTGCCATATAA
- the rfbD gene encoding dTDP-4-dehydrorhamnose reductase, translating to MALHAAVIGARGQLGSDLCAQAPSHASVLPLTSREIDVTSRPSVREVLSSLKPALVINTAAYVRVDDAEDHEEEAFRVNALGPRYLAESCSLLGAGLIHISTDYVFDGMKENLPYMEDDAAGPLNTYGLSKLAGELFIRNTHEKHHVIRTASLYGATGSRGKGGSFVKTVIEKARRSEEITAAGDIVMSPTSTSDLARWIWSFAAQGREPGIYHAVNGGWCSWYDFACAVAKEASPGARIIAVSHGDLGRRARRPLRTPLGSLRGSMMRPWQEALAEFLRER from the coding sequence ATGGCCCTCCATGCGGCAGTCATCGGTGCCCGCGGCCAGCTCGGCAGCGACCTCTGCGCCCAGGCGCCCTCCCATGCCTCTGTGCTTCCCCTTACCTCGCGTGAGATCGATGTCACCTCGAGGCCTTCGGTGCGCGAGGTCCTGTCCTCGCTGAAGCCCGCCCTGGTCATCAACACTGCCGCCTATGTGCGCGTTGACGACGCGGAGGATCATGAGGAGGAGGCCTTCAGGGTGAATGCCCTGGGCCCCCGTTACCTTGCGGAGAGCTGCAGCCTTCTCGGGGCAGGGCTCATCCATATAAGCACCGATTATGTCTTTGACGGGATGAAGGAGAATCTCCCTTACATGGAGGATGATGCTGCGGGCCCTCTCAACACGTACGGCCTCTCCAAGCTTGCCGGCGAGCTTTTCATAAGGAATACTCATGAGAAGCATCATGTCATCCGCACGGCCAGCCTCTATGGCGCCACGGGCTCCCGCGGCAAGGGGGGGAGCTTCGTGAAGACCGTGATTGAAAAGGCCCGCCGCAGCGAGGAGATCACCGCTGCCGGTGATATAGTCATGTCGCCTACTTCCACCAGCGATCTCGCCCGGTGGATATGGTCTTTTGCAGCCCAGGGCAGGGAGCCGGGGATTTATCACGCCGTGAACGGGGGATGGTGCTCCTGGTATGACTTTGCCTGCGCTGTCGCGAAAGAGGCTTCGCCGGGCGCGCGCATCATCGCAGTTTCCCACGGGGACCTCGGGCGAAGGGCCCGCCGGCCGCTCAGGACGCCCCTGGGAAGCCTCAGAGGCTCCATGATGAGGCCCTGGCAGGAGGCCCTCGCTGAGTTCCTGAGAGAGAGATGA
- the rfbB gene encoding dTDP-glucose 4,6-dehydratase — MRVLVTGGAGFIGSAFIRRLASGSRWEPFAVDRLTYAADMERLEGREVPFFKADVADAGAMAAVFEEVKPGFLVHFAAETHVDRSIVSPGDFISTNIVGTATLLSLARAHGLEKFVLISTDEVYGHLPADRALRFREGDPLLPNSPYAASKASADLLARAYRRTYDLPVVTVRPSNNYGPWQYPEKLIPLTIARILRGEKIPVYGKGENIRTWLFVDECAEAIEMVLDRGEPGEVYNVGSAEEVSNIEVVRTLISLLGAGEGLIEFVADRPGHDFRYAVDTGKITSALGWHARIDFFEGIRKTVAWYRDHKGWLEKKRELVDSFVTGLCAEFEKMRGEKAR; from the coding sequence ATGAGAGTGCTGGTCACCGGCGGTGCCGGCTTTATCGGGAGCGCCTTCATAAGGCGACTTGCCTCGGGGTCGCGGTGGGAGCCTTTTGCCGTTGACAGGCTCACCTATGCCGCTGATATGGAGAGGCTTGAAGGGCGGGAAGTGCCCTTTTTCAAGGCTGACGTCGCAGATGCCGGCGCGATGGCGGCCGTATTTGAAGAGGTGAAGCCGGGGTTTCTTGTGCATTTTGCCGCCGAGACCCACGTGGACAGGAGCATAGTCTCGCCCGGCGACTTCATAAGCACCAATATCGTGGGAACGGCGACGCTCCTCTCACTTGCGAGGGCTCACGGCCTGGAAAAGTTTGTCCTCATCTCCACCGACGAGGTATACGGCCACCTGCCTGCCGACAGGGCCCTCCGGTTCAGGGAAGGCGACCCCCTCCTTCCCAACTCACCCTATGCGGCAAGCAAGGCCTCGGCAGACCTCCTCGCAAGGGCTTACAGGAGGACTTATGACCTCCCCGTGGTGACGGTGCGCCCTTCAAACAACTACGGACCCTGGCAGTACCCCGAGAAGCTCATACCCCTCACCATCGCGAGAATACTGCGCGGCGAGAAGATACCGGTCTATGGAAAAGGGGAGAACATAAGGACATGGCTTTTCGTTGACGAATGCGCGGAGGCAATAGAGATGGTCCTTGACAGGGGCGAGCCCGGCGAGGTCTATAACGTGGGAAGCGCCGAGGAGGTGAGCAACATCGAGGTGGTGAGGACCCTTATCTCGCTGCTCGGCGCCGGCGAGGGCCTCATCGAGTTCGTTGCCGACAGGCCCGGCCACGATTTCCGCTACGCCGTCGATACGGGAAAGATCACCTCGGCCCTGGGCTGGCATGCGAGGATTGATTTCTTCGAGGGGATAAGAAAGACCGTGGCCTGGTACAGGGACCACAAGGGATGGCTCGAGAAGAAAAGGGAGCTTGTTGATTCTTTCGTGACGGGCCTCTGTGCCGAGTTTGAGAAGATGAGAGGGGAGAAAGCCCGGTAA
- the rfbC gene encoding dTDP-4-dehydrorhamnose 3,5-epimerase, producing the protein MAFTFEPLEIPDVVLIRPEVFSDERGFLQVHYRSSDFHNAGIMMPFVQDSRTVSHRGVLRGLHYQKHPASQGKLVRVVRGEIFDVALDVRKGSPTYGKWVSSLLNGRNGHLIWIPPGFAHGFVALADGTEVEYKATSEYAPRHQAGVRWDDPDLAIRWPVKKPLLSQKDRELPALSEVDTSCEQGG; encoded by the coding sequence ATGGCGTTCACTTTTGAGCCCCTCGAAATTCCCGATGTCGTGCTGATAAGGCCGGAAGTCTTCAGTGACGAGAGAGGATTTCTGCAGGTCCATTACCGGTCAAGCGATTTCCATAACGCCGGCATCATGATGCCTTTTGTGCAGGACAGCCGCACGGTGTCTCACCGGGGCGTGCTGCGGGGCCTGCATTACCAGAAGCATCCCGCCTCCCAGGGGAAGCTTGTGCGCGTCGTGAGGGGCGAGATCTTTGACGTGGCTCTTGATGTAAGGAAAGGCTCGCCTACTTACGGGAAATGGGTCTCGAGCCTTCTCAACGGGAGAAACGGCCACCTCATATGGATACCTCCCGGCTTCGCCCATGGCTTTGTTGCCCTGGCAGACGGGACCGAGGTGGAGTACAAGGCGACCTCGGAATATGCGCCCCGCCACCAGGCGGGGGTCCGCTGGGATGACCCGGACCTCGCCATAAGGTGGCCTGTGAAGAAGCCTCTTCTGTCGCAGAAAGACAGGGAGCTGCCGGCCTTATCTGAGGTCGATACCTCGTGCGAGCAAGGAGGATAA
- a CDS encoding GDP-mannose 4,6-dehydratase produces MADGAAKKALITGITGQDGSYLAELLLEKGYEVHGIVRRTALEDQFNRLSRIAPFLSRLTLHSASLESYPSIFSVVERVIPDECYHLAAQSFVSYSFEDEFSTINTNINGTHYVLSAIQKKAPKCRFYFAASSEMFGHVKVSPQNEESPFHPRSPYGISKVAGYDLARNYREAYGLFVASGILFNHESPRRGFEFVTRKITQAVARIKHGIAGELRLGNLEARRDWGFAGEYVDAMWRMLQPDEPGDYVVATGKTHSVREFAECAFGRAGLDYRKYLVTDEALFRPSEVVLLCGDASKARRDLGWQPKVNFDSLVAMMVDADMERVAAFCGERGRGGE; encoded by the coding sequence ATGGCAGATGGTGCGGCGAAAAAGGCACTCATTACAGGAATCACGGGGCAGGACGGGTCGTACCTGGCGGAACTGCTCCTGGAAAAGGGCTATGAAGTCCATGGAATCGTGAGAAGGACGGCCCTGGAGGATCAGTTCAACCGCCTCTCCAGGATAGCTCCCTTCCTCTCCCGCCTGACCCTGCACTCAGCATCGCTTGAGAGCTACCCGAGCATCTTCAGCGTCGTGGAGAGAGTAATACCGGACGAGTGCTACCATCTGGCGGCGCAGAGCTTTGTGAGCTACTCCTTCGAGGACGAGTTTTCGACGATAAATACCAATATCAACGGCACCCATTACGTGCTGTCGGCAATCCAGAAGAAAGCGCCAAAATGCCGCTTTTATTTCGCCGCGTCCAGCGAGATGTTCGGCCATGTGAAAGTGTCACCGCAGAATGAGGAGTCACCCTTTCACCCCCGCTCTCCCTACGGCATATCAAAGGTGGCGGGCTATGATCTGGCAAGGAACTACCGTGAAGCTTACGGGCTTTTCGTGGCAAGCGGCATTCTCTTTAATCATGAGTCCCCCCGCAGGGGCTTTGAATTCGTGACAAGGAAGATCACGCAGGCTGTCGCCAGGATAAAGCACGGTATCGCCGGAGAGCTGCGCCTGGGCAACCTTGAGGCGAGGCGTGACTGGGGCTTTGCCGGGGAATATGTTGATGCCATGTGGCGCATGCTCCAGCCTGATGAGCCCGGCGATTACGTGGTGGCTACCGGTAAAACCCACTCGGTGCGCGAGTTCGCAGAGTGCGCCTTCGGCCGCGCGGGCCTTGACTACAGGAAATACCTTGTGACCGACGAGGCGCTTTTCCGCCCTTCCGAGGTGGTGCTGCTCTGCGGCGATGCCTCTAAAGCCCGGCGCGACCTTGGATGGCAGCCGAAAGTGAACTTCGACAGCCTCGTCGCCATGATGGTCGATGCGGACATGGAACGTGTGGCAGCCTTCTGCGGCGAGAGAGGGAGGGGGGGAGAATAG
- a CDS encoding GNAT family N-acetyltransferase, protein MVIQEACPSDCRSIIAIYDEKPPVPVNSQAPADQREHYAKRFREKAGEIGFDKSLCVLVARNDGGNLSGYLMLDLNSPDSSTGERRNVIYDYGIAAGASEQAILAPLLGKAEEISHAMGIKSLIIEIPAGSEKEMDLIGEMGFSPSLHRIIKKVEHHAIRRFTPDPYRVRKASEDDGIFILWLNSQCASFMMSHESVISREEELRRYLTACAELPMLDDEFLEGLIIEDTMMSKPVGYLLMKTSSRHAVTGHKLGCVQDMAIHPDYWGKRATQRIMRVGENLLHSRGIGYITGDISHENQRALKTALKSLGYQKESLWWMKRIMMREP, encoded by the coding sequence ATGGTAATTCAGGAAGCCTGTCCTTCGGACTGCCGGTCCATAATCGCAATCTATGATGAAAAGCCTCCCGTGCCCGTCAATTCCCAGGCGCCGGCTGACCAGAGAGAGCACTATGCAAAGAGATTCAGGGAAAAGGCCGGCGAGATAGGCTTTGACAAGTCCCTCTGCGTCTTAGTGGCCCGCAATGACGGCGGGAACCTCTCAGGCTACCTGATGCTGGACCTCAATTCCCCTGATTCATCGACAGGAGAGCGCCGGAACGTGATCTACGATTACGGGATTGCCGCAGGTGCCAGTGAGCAGGCAATCCTCGCCCCCCTGCTCGGGAAGGCAGAAGAGATCTCGCATGCCATGGGCATAAAGAGCCTCATCATAGAAATACCGGCAGGCAGTGAGAAGGAAATGGATCTGATCGGGGAAATGGGGTTCTCTCCCAGCCTTCACCGGATAATCAAGAAAGTCGAGCACCACGCCATAAGAAGATTCACGCCCGATCCCTACCGCGTCCGGAAGGCCTCGGAGGATGACGGGATCTTCATTCTCTGGCTCAATTCTCAGTGCGCCTCCTTCATGATGAGCCACGAGAGCGTCATCTCCCGTGAAGAGGAGCTCAGGCGCTACCTCACGGCATGCGCGGAGCTTCCCATGCTTGATGACGAGTTTCTCGAGGGCCTCATCATCGAGGACACGATGATGTCCAAGCCCGTAGGCTACCTGCTCATGAAGACCAGCTCGCGACACGCCGTGACGGGCCATAAACTGGGCTGCGTACAGGACATGGCCATTCACCCCGACTACTGGGGGAAGCGCGCCACCCAGAGAATAATGAGGGTAGGAGAAAACCTCCTTCATTCACGGGGTATCGGCTATATTACCGGCGATATAAGCCATGAGAACCAGAGGGCGCTGAAGACTGCCCTGAAGAGCCTGGGGTATCAGAAAGAGTCTCTGTGGTGGATGAAAAGGATAATGATGAGAGAACCGTAA
- the radC gene encoding DNA repair protein RadC — translation MKAMAELNPYDRPREKILEKGPQALSDAELLALVMGSGTRGAPVMTVARKILKVLDRGGESPDPRELRKIHGVGEARAFQILAALEFSRRRIRPEGLKIAFPADVLPWLSHFSERKQEHFIAVTLNGAHEVISTRVVTVGLVDKTHVHPREIFADAITDRASSLIVAHNHPSGSLEPSAEDAEVTCQLRQAGEMLGIRLLDHIIFSRRGYYSFLEKGRL, via the coding sequence ATGAAAGCAATGGCCGAACTCAATCCTTATGACAGGCCCCGGGAGAAGATCCTTGAAAAGGGGCCTCAAGCCCTCTCGGACGCCGAGCTCCTGGCCCTGGTGATGGGAAGCGGCACAAGGGGCGCTCCGGTGATGACCGTGGCCCGGAAGATCCTCAAAGTGCTTGACCGCGGAGGCGAGAGCCCCGATCCTCGAGAGCTCAGGAAGATCCATGGAGTGGGCGAGGCAAGAGCCTTTCAGATTCTTGCGGCATTAGAGTTTTCCCGCCGCCGCATAAGGCCTGAAGGCTTGAAGATAGCCTTTCCCGCCGATGTGCTGCCGTGGCTCTCTCATTTCTCGGAGAGAAAGCAGGAGCATTTCATTGCAGTCACTCTCAACGGCGCCCACGAGGTGATTTCCACCCGCGTGGTCACCGTGGGCCTCGTGGACAAGACCCATGTCCATCCCCGGGAGATTTTTGCCGATGCCATTACCGACAGGGCCAGCTCCCTCATCGTTGCCCATAACCACCCTTCGGGAAGCCTTGAGCCGAGTGCCGAGGATGCCGAGGTGACGTGCCAGCTCAGGCAGGCCGGGGAGATGCTCGGGATCCGGCTGCTTGATCACATAATATTCAGCAGGAGAGGATACTACAGCTTCCTGGAAAAAGGGCGCCTCTGA
- a CDS encoding tetratricopeptide repeat protein yields the protein MDKFFKRFKKEKELTESEKARVYYRDGKIFMEQGKIDNAIERFVEALRMDPDFADAHDFLGRAFMEKDVKEKALLEFRQALELDPERWETHYNIGIIMGKFGKFQESISEYEEELKLNPRYAAAHNNLAVSYFALKNYPLAIQHYEEAKKLGTHINPDFEAAVLKMKATLD from the coding sequence GTGGACAAATTCTTTAAGCGATTCAAGAAGGAGAAGGAGCTCACTGAATCGGAGAAGGCGAGGGTCTATTACCGGGACGGGAAAATCTTCATGGAGCAGGGAAAGATCGACAATGCCATCGAGAGATTCGTCGAAGCCCTGCGCATGGATCCCGATTTTGCCGATGCCCATGACTTCCTTGGAAGAGCTTTCATGGAAAAGGATGTGAAGGAAAAGGCCCTCCTTGAGTTCAGGCAGGCCCTGGAGCTTGACCCGGAGCGGTGGGAGACCCATTACAACATCGGCATCATCATGGGGAAGTTCGGGAAATTCCAGGAGTCCATCAGTGAATATGAGGAGGAGCTGAAGCTCAATCCCCGTTACGCCGCCGCCCACAACAACCTGGCAGTGTCATATTTCGCCCTGAAGAATTACCCGCTTGCCATACAGCACTATGAAGAGGCCAAAAAACTGGGGACCCATATCAACCCCGATTTCGAGGCCGCCGTGCTCAAGATGAAGGCAACGCTCGACTAG